The sequence CTTTAACTTTACAATCTGAGGTTAGGTTAAAACTTTGAGTAGGGAAAACTGGAGGGAAAGGTGTGATCTTTTTCACTAACATGGGCAAGTATCGctcatagaaaagaaaacacaagTAGCTGGCAATAAAGAATATATGGTTGAACATGGACAGATGAAGATAAAAGAACACGTGAAATTTGCATTCAAGCAAAGATGATGAAAAACCATTTCCCAGAGTTGAAAGGAAATTCAGACTCGTTAGATCTTCTTGTTCATTCTGATTATATGTGAATTGAATGGCTAAGGCGCCCCTTaactttttattcttctaatATTTCCCCTTTTTGAGACCAGCTTTCCAAGAGTGTGATTTATTTCTTCCAAAAATCGAATTTCAAGAAGTAACTACCagaaaaaaacttaaaaaaatgaaaatcagCAAATACCAAATTAGCTCTAAgattaatattcttaatttaacACCACATCACAGGATATGTGCAAAAACATATTTACAGTTggttaattaaaaacatattctttttcttcaaaggaaaaatagaaaaggaaggGAAGCAATGTTCATCCTTTCAACTTGGGACAAAAATTTATACATCTTCCACGGCAAAGAGTGCTGGTTTAAGACCTTCCTGCTCCGAAAAGGACAGGGTGCAGAACCTCCCAACTTCCAAAGCTTCGAAgtaaaatttgtttttcctttgttAGGGCTGCGGGTAAATCAAGTTCTAATCCTTTCGTTGCTACTTTACTTCAAGCAATGCCTCAGAATTTAAAGGTACTACAGAGCAGCAGAATCTATACTATGAAGCTAGTTAAATCAAGTACATCTGAGCCCAAAAAgtctttctatctcactatCAGGCTATGAGGAATGCTAATTCAACTTGACAGTCATGAGGGATTCTGCACTAACTTTGGATGAGTAGCAGCATATATAGAAGAATTCACATCAGGCTTCAGGTGTGAAAGAAGATGCTGTATATCTGGACGAAGACTTTCTGCAGCTCTCGCGCAAAGAGCCAGGACCTCAGCTCTAGGCTTGCTATTAGCCTGGACAGGCCCTCCCTGCCCTTCATAATGGATAACATGATGGCTGAAACACAATgattattcaaataaatttttagaagcAATCATACCATGAAAAGCCAACCCATACACAGTTAAAGGAGCAAGAAACTAAAACTTACAGGAAGTCAATAAGATCTGCTATTTCCGATGCTTCAACTGGAGTTGATGGCTGTGAATTCCTCCCAAATACATCAACCATTGTGTTTAAAAGCAATAAGAGGGTCTGTAATGTGGTTGTGAAAATCataagataagaaaataaacaagcaCACCTTgtaaaaaagtaaatacaaCCGAGTAGGCAGTTAAGTAAAAGGTAGAAAATACTGAGCAGTTCTACTATACCTTATTGAAGAGAGAGTGAGCATTGGCAAGTCTTGGTAGCAGGGGACCCATTATTCGGAAAGCTATCCTCAACATTGCAACAGATGTTATTGGCCTGAGATGTTTAACAATTGCATGCGTCCCTTCTAGCCATTCCTGTGGAAGGTTACTGAAGAAAGAATGTAGCAAGGCAACTATATTACCTGGCAATACAACATGCGCACAATGGCCATTGTCCATGtcagtaattaataaatctacAAATAGAAGTAGGGAGAAACTAAAATATCATAGGGGAAGGTAATACCAATTGGAGCTAGGCCAATTTGTACACCTACAGGTAATTGCAGGTTGGGGTTATGATTGAACACCCAGATCCTTACCGTAAAATGACCAAACAAAAAAGTCTTGGACATAATttatgggaatgcaattaCTGGGTTAGATCCAGCATACGTAAGATTATCCCAGTGattatcattatttaaataacataataatagTGAATTTAATACCAGCAGTAGCAGAAACAACATGAAACAGAACTAAGCAAAAAATACCATACCAATGGCTGTTGAGGTATTGTCCTGAGCAGCCCATGTTGGATCCAACAAAGCATAGCCAACAGCAGAGTCTAGTTCCCCGAGTGATCTTTTGGCATCAGTGAGCCACCAACTCTCCTTTATTATACGAGATGCCTCCATATAAAGTTGCAAGTGAAAATCAGGAGGAAGCTGAGCCAGTAGGAGACCACAAGCTTGGATCAATAAGCAAGATAGTTGCTGGCAAGTATAACCACTTCGAGAAACAAAAGTAGCAGTATTGATTCCGGAAACTGAAGGATTTGATCTACTTGCACCTAAGGAATCTGTGCTTCCCCCTGAAGGGGATGTTGGTAAAACTGATCCTTGCCCAGCGCCATTAGAAGCTCCATGCAGACCATTGCTGGACTGTATTAGAGTTGGTTGTATATTAACCACAATTTGAACTAGAGATGATACAATCTGGGATGCAGTCACCGGAAGCGATAGCAGTTCAATTACTGCAGTTTCAAGAACCAGTTGAGTATAAGTTCCAGGATCCTGAATTTGATAGAAAGCTTTCTGGGCATCAGAAATATTTGTTGGCCCAGACTGAGACGTAGCTGGAGTTTTGGTGTTCGGATTCCGTAGTGAATTGCACAAACCATCTCCAAGTGATCCATACTTGGAATTGGTATTTAATGGGGGTAACATATTGTTCACAAGTCCCAACAACAGAGTTGCAAAATACTCAGGAGGTGGGCACATAACAGGGTTCGATGAACTAATGTGCTGTGGGAACGACTCGGAAAATGGTATCTGaaacaatttttttgtaataaagataaatagaAGCAGGAAGGTAAAGTAGCATGCAAAAgcaatatataaagaaatacaACAGGAATGAGAAGCAAGGAAGAGAGGGTAAATACCTTGCTGAGATCTAATACATTTAGTATCCGCACAATGAGCTTTCCAGGAAGATGACCATAAAAATATGCAAGTATATCACGAACAAATGTGAATCTTAAGGGGTGATATGCTAGAAATGGAGAATACATGGCCAGAACTCTATCAGCAGGATCTATGGCATCATTTTCAACGAGTCTATAAACAATTAAGGGGATGACAGGAAGCAAACGAGCTGCAATATCATCAAAGAATGTGGGATACCTACAGAGCTTATAACAAACAGTGTCAATTAAGCCACCTTTCAGAAGTGTAGGTTCAGTTAGAAAAGTAACTTCAGTTTTCATAAGAAAATGCATTAAATATAACATTGATAGAGAATACACgcccagaaaaaaaaaaaaaagaataaccTTCTCATCTTCCCAGTTGAAGTGTAGCTCCCAAATCACACACACATACGAATGGATGGTTAAAGGTGTAAGATCCACttccaatttctttttggcAAAACATCCTCTATATTCTATTAAGTAATTAAGATAAAGCAGTAGCTTATAAAACatccaatcaaaatatttaaagcaTCTTCACATGCTACACTTTCATGATTTCAGtgaaaccctaattttatCACTAAAAGGTTCAATCTACAACACAATGTTTTGACGTACAATAACAAAATTTTGGTCCAAGATTACTAATTGAAATTATTCAGCTAATTAAAAGTAATCCGGCAAGCTTGCCATAAGCATAGATAATTTTCAGCAATACAGAATTTTACAGAAGATTtcacaaaaaaaatttcaaaatggcATTTTTGTTTTCTGGTTCATAAATAATGCAGAACAAATGGTTTCAAACCAAGACCAGACAGCTAACACACCCTAAGATTTAGTATTAAAGTATcttcattttcaaagctaCATATTTGGTGCCAAAGCTTTCCCAGTTAAACAAATGCTAGCTTGTGGCCACACTAGATGTGATGCTACTCTTTCTTCTCAGCCCCTGAATTCAAACAATCACTTTCACATTAGTTTAAACATAGACGTCACTTCCAGCATCTTGAAGTATCAAGTTGCAAGATCCTGAAgattttgtttcttgacatcAAACTGATAAAGAGTCCACTTCCTGCTTATGAGTTATGAcataagaaaaactaaacaCATGTTCAAGTGGGTCCGGGTCACACTTTTTCAAGtacaaaaactgaaaaatctgACTTAATTATTCTTAACACATGGCATAGCTAGCCATTCTTTTTGCTTTGGACTTTCTAGCAAAAAATCAACCCATCACAGACATTTTCAATGacctcacattcataaataacaCATAGCTCAACTAGCTCAACCAATCATTAAATATTGTCAATGAACTCACATGCTTATGGTTACATCTCTATGAACCTAGTTTCCTATGTTGTGAAGATTTGGTAAGACATAGCAGAtacaaaaaaaacaaaagattgTCAACCAAGCTTGCTCCTTGAATTGCAGCTTTACTTTGTTAGATGCTACAATCTGCTGTTGCCCTTGCAttttatgtgcatccatttttgATAATTAACCAAAAGACTTCATTAAAAGTGCTCCAGATATCAGCTTCATTAAGAGCCTTAATAGAATATCCacgattaaatttttattcggttCTTAAGTTCCatgaattaaaaatcaaatggACCAACAGAACCTCAAGTACAAGAGCAGAGAAACCATATATAATTCCAATTAGCGAACACATGATAAACAAGATTTGACCTGTCCTTCCATGAGAGATGATTTCCAAGTGCTTTTTGCAACTCAAGACGCTTGAAAACTCCAGAGAAAAGCCAATGCTCAGGAGGCCCACGATTCAtacaaaataatttcactCTTTGTTGAAGCTCTTGCCTGTCAAGTAGACTGATCTGCAACATGCATTATGATACTATCACATGAGTATAAGCACAACAAACAAGTCAAACATGACTTGTGCATAGATCCAATAAACACCACATAAGCATATCTATTGGAGATAGGTTATAGAAATCTGAACAGTGGCTTTCCTGAAATCAAGGTATTAACTATCAAGATCAATAATCTCCTTAAACTAAGAGTGCATGTGGACTATTGTCCTAACAATTAGGGTGTGGTGGGGCCTAAGTGCCTAGTATAAAGTTCAACTCCTAACTATTACGGTACTTGTCACATGCATCTAATCCATAATTCTGCCACTAAATGTTTCCAAATGAATCCCTTATCTCCATAAACTAATCTAAAGAGATACAAAACCAGGCCTCATCCTCGAACCTCAAAAACTTAATGCAGTGGCTCTATAAACAATCATGCCCCCACTTCAGACCCTTTGCCACGACATCCTGaaccaaaatttatttttgcatcAAGTATCCATgattcaataaaatcatacaGTATCTCATCAGATTCTGTATCAACACATCTTACTTAAAATGTAGTTCTAAGATGATAGTAATGAAGAAAAGATTTCAAATAGCCAACACCAACCAATTAGAGATCAAGGTTGGATGATCTCAAGTAAAGTTTATACATCATCAAAATCAAGTCTTCAGTCGAAtgcaaaacaaaaagaatgcAGAATAAGAGAACAAACTATAAATGAACCTAAAATTAAGATGATTTTTATCTgtcatctttcttcttccttaataaagcttcttttcttattagaaaaaacaATGAGCCTTGCAGACATAATCACAGATTTAACAATATGCAAATGCAAAATACAAGATGAAATTGTAAAGATAACATACCACAATTCGCAAAGCATGAGGATCATCGTCACGGTCAGTGAGGGCAAGAAGCAAGATATCCAAAGGAAGCAGCTCATGACCCCAAACAAAAAACGCAAGGTTTGCACAAGTTTTCAACAGAAGGTCCTGAAAATTGAGGGGAAAACAACAATAACATAACATGAAAAAGTTTGGATATTCTAAACTAATATGCAGGCTTTAGTACATAGAATCTGGAGTAACCaaggaagaaaatataaaCCTGTAAGGAATGTCCATGCTGAAGTTCCATTTGAATACGATGAAGTAGAACATCCACCAtagtataaatatttgaagtcACTTCTTCAGGAGAGAATTCTCTCAAAACACGTGCCTGAACACCATCAGACAAAGTATTCCTTACATCCCATGTTTAAGGATCTTTAACAAATAACTAATGCAATCAACATTTTACCATACGACAATCATATTTTTTCCTGACCACTTTTTGCGTCATTCATATGGatctcaaattttttatttttttaacaaatatgGATTTCAGTTCTAATGATGGAGTTGATGAGCAACCTAGCTccagaaattaaaagaacaagGAGGTCACATTGTGGGTACAATCCACTTCATCCAGAAAATAACCACCTCACCATATGATTCTGTGTCTCTTTTTTTATGTGAATTgtgatttaaacaaaaaaaaaaaagcaattaaaagaTGGTAGAGTCATACCAGATTAACACTATTGATGTTTTCTGGATGCCCCTGCATCAGTATCCATGCACCAGCACACAGATATTGTCGGTGCTGAGGGAAACTATGGTTGATGTAAGTCATAACATAAGCAGGCTCAGCAGATGGTGAGAGAAGCTGGGTACATTGGTTGATAACAGTTGTCTCTGTCTGCAAAacaatatgataatataaCATTTATTTCACAGTTTAATCTCCCTGAATTTAAGATTTCTGCAAGTTTTGCATGATTTCTAATttgcaaaagagaaaagaagataaCTTTCAAGTTCGAGTTTGCAGGATACTCCTCAATAATGGCGGGCCAAGTCTCAGAAACTCTCAGGACtataattttgagaaattAAGGTCATCCATTATATGCAACCTTACCCCTATCCTTTTGTAACAGTTTCCACAATTTAACTTGTGACCTTCCGATCATGAAAGACCAAGGCGCATCCTCATACAATTTGTTAGGAAGGATTTATTCAATTGTTCTAAAGCATAAAGGCACATCCTTGCGTCAACCATGAAGTCATTTAAGTCGTATAAAAATTCTAGGAGAGTGCCCTTTAAGTTCCATATTCCTTGATTTTACCATTTCACTAGACACCAAAATGGAGATTCCTTTAGTTTCTTTCACAAATTTGTGAACTTTAGAGTTTACGTGGCCTTTCTTCAGCTGGCTTAGTTAGTGCAGCTCCCACTCAAATTATTTAACCATGAAACCAGGAAGCAGAAGAAACCTAAAAGACACTGGTATATAGAAAAGATACTCtcagtttttatatattttccaGTAAACCTACTGCATGTAAATATAGGCATCTTGTGCCATTTTATTTTAGGAAGTTAATAACTAATTCCGACTATAATAAGGAGAACTTGCACCATCTACAGCTAATAAAACATTCTTAAATTAAACACACTACAGACTTCTTATTTAAACACAATCCTAGAATTTTAGGAAATTTAATACTCTACCCATCATTCAACCTCATCTGACATTGAAGGTTGAGGCTCTTATAACTGATTAAACACTAATGAGCAGTGAAAGATCCCCATTGGATAATTTCTCCAACCAGCTATAATAGTTCAAGCCTTGACTAACAATGAAACTCAATCAGAAGcacaaaaacaattaaacAACACAAGCATTgtgaaaacaaaaaaggaagagaaagaaaaacaattaaatgcTAAACCTGCTGCCATTCTTGAATAGCTAGCCCCCTTTTATCTATCCTCCCACTCAAGGCATCATGAAGAAGAGAAGGAAAGTAGCGCAGTGTTTTCTCTGACCATGTGTGTTGGCTAGTTGCCATAATCTGTTCTAGCATAGTCTGGAGATAGAGCAAGTGATCAGCATCAGCAATGCCACGGGTTTTGATGATAATGGCAAGAGTAATTACAGTGACACGATTCAAAGTTTCAGTGAATTCAGTTGGACCCTGGAAAAAGATTCAGCAGTAAACTGTTAGTTTGGCTCATGTgagagaaataagaaaaaaataatccaaTTGGTGATGACAGGATCATACTTTCCCTTCTCTTTTCACAGAGAAAAAATCTCTCAgcgataaaattaaattcatgcACAAGTTTTCTGCAAGCCGAAATACACGATGATCTCCTCGTTTCCCTTTTAAAGTAGAAACTATTTTTGTAACATCATACATCAATGATTTGCTTTTCCCTTGGTACCTACAAATAATGGACATGTCACGAGCAAATTAAGTTTGCACTTATCTTGAGATTAAAGAAGTAAGATACAAGCTACCTATTGACGAGCATATGAAGCCCTATATTCTGATAAGAACAATGAATTGTTACAGCATTGTTCGTAATAAGTAACTAAATTGGAAAGTTCCAATAGGACACAGCATATGTATATGGGAAGCAAACAAAGAAACACCAGGAACAAGACAGCCTACAGTCAAGAGTCCGAAACAGAGATTATTCAGATGCCCGCATTCAGAAATACtatgtttttaaatttcaacaCATTGTGCAAATTATCATTTTCcctgaaagaaaatattagcTTCATCAGATGGACTCCACATGTTCTTGCCTGTATAGTGGAAGTAATCGGTAATTCACAATTTCAAACACCAGTAGAGTCACTCCAGGCTTGCTCAATAAGGATGGATACCTCTGTGCCAAATGCTGCAAAAAAAACTCAAGGCATGTTATTTTCACATCAACTAGCACATCTCCCCATATCATATACAAGCattagaaattcaaaaatGGCTGAACATTAACACAAGTGCAGAGAAGATTACAGAGTAAGGAGAGGGGAGTGGGCACATAAATCACAAAAGggtatgaaattaaaatttaaaggatCCTTCAGCTGTTACAGATAAAAATTACAACAATTAGTAGGGTAGCAGGAAGTgcttgtaataaaaaatattagccATTTAGTTAATCATCTTCTCATTCTACCTTTTGTCAAAATCAGAAAGTTAATCTTATTCTCAGGAATGAAGAGTAGAACACAGCTATTCCCTTCTACTTTGTCTAAAATGATTTTGCCTTCAATTCTTTTCCCATTTCCTCTCTTTGCACAAATAGCTAAATTCCTATTGCTAAACGAATAAATGTAATTGAGCATGtcaattttgaaagaaatatgaaaaaagtAACATTACCTATGCCTAGATCCCAGAATGACAAGAAACTAGAAAAACCTTCTTAATTGTAGCCAACATCTTATTACaaataattttgacaaatcaagaaaaaaggagaaatttcctattaattctttttatttactagTCTCAAGTGTTACAAAATCTATGGTCTAGATTCAAGTGAAAAGTATCTGCTAAAACACcctcaaaaaaatattaaaaaaaaaaaaaaatttagtttcttttccCAAATCCTTGACTTTTGTTGCATGCATCgcagtaaaatttttattctataatattgttaaataaatGTGGATTTATGATTTTGTTAGTTACTCAGTTTTTGGCATCATATtcaaaaaacttaaatttgaACATTTCCAATTTCTGaattataatgaaattttaaaatttcaagcTTTGAGTTTGTCTCAATCATGTCTCTCTAGGCTCTAAAGATCTACTGAttctttatttgaaaaatgttTGCTGTTACTTTCTTCTATGGCATGAAAGATATAAAGTATAAAGAAAAGTTGTTTTTAGCTCTGagaaaatataactaaaatcCATTGAGAATACTAGTAATGTAGTACCTGCTACTTTCTAGTCAAAATCTTGCCAATCTATGTATCAGGAAGCAGAATGAATTGCAAAAAggaaagacaaaaagaaagagagattcAAGCCCATGATGGCCATGGCCCATTACATGCATGTGGAATGGCATAAATTTGAGGCACTGCAATCATGTCCATGACATAAATGCATAGATGATTCAAAACCATGCCACTAGGGGAGAAGAATGTATAAGACAAGTAGAAACCATCAACAAATTGGTAGTTCTTAAACCTATACCTGGCATGTCCTCTACCTACATATTTGCATCAAGCCACAGCATTTTATCACCCAACCACAATTTAGaaggtaaaagaaattacactGAAGTGCGAACGAAACAATGAGTGAGGTGCAATGAGCAGCAATCGACAGTATGTTTCAACCATTGCAATGCTAGGAATAACCTGCAGCACATATTAGAATCATATCAGAAGCAATTGTCGAACATTTAGACATCTTATGTATCTTTGCATTCTAGGATTGCAATTGTTCAGAGAATTCATTTTCACTAACACTTTGTGCTTGTTTGCTTCAActtcttttttcataaaaaaatgaaatttcatggagaaaaaaagaaagaaagatgaaaggAGAGTCCAATATGGAGGATAAGGTATCCTATAATCTTCAACATACAGCTATAAAGACACACACAAGAACGAAGTTTAAGGTAATAACACTCAAAGAAAATCCCCCTAAAACCTCCAGAAGCATATACCCACAAAATTGTCAAACTTGGTTAGCTAGACTAAAGATGCACTTCCGGAAAATGCATTCCTACTTTATGCCAGATTTTTTTAAGAGAAGATAGTTTTCATATAAAGTTGCTTTTGAAGATTGTGAAAATGAAATCTCAAATTTCCTTGCAACCAATTTATGGAGCAAATCTTGtcttagcaatttttttcaTGCCTAAAATATGGttcaataacaaaataaagcaTTTCATAATATGCACCATATCCTAAAACTTTTCTTCTCTGTATTTCAGGAAATTGATTGTCATTGATTAACTGATTGCATTATTTTGGCATGAGATATCTTCATAATTTGACTTCGAATAAAAAGCAGTACCTGCCCAGCAAATAAAGAATCTTCCAGTTGAAAGACCAACTTTAGACATAGATTCAGTGAAAGGCCAGATAATAACGATATTGGTAACGGGTTTACTTCCCTCATCACCATTAATCTCTCATTGGACTGCATACTTGTCCCTGCTAACTCAGAAACTCCAGCAGAGGATAACCAATTCACCACTGTTTCACAAGCTGGCTGTGACATAGTGTAGGACACAACCCAAAACATTCCAATTGATCTATCATCCATATTCATGTAATCAATCATGCGATCACCTGAAATGGAAagtaaaaaagattaaaaatactGAACTTACCATATGGTACTTCATCATGTTCCCTAGGTAGTAATAAatctcaatttaattattgtatcACCAAGAAATATTATCAGAAAGATGGCTTTAAGTATGCCATTAGTGTTAAATCCTGTTCTGAAAGAAAACAccaaagaaaatatgagaCTGTTGAGGATGTTAGGCTTTTGTAGGAAGGAAGGATTTACAAGCATGCACTTTTAATGTGTTTTTGCATCTAATTTTTATACCACCTATCTATAcagataaaaatattgaataaacgTGTCACCAACAATTCTAAGTTAAATTTGTTATGGACAATAAGCACATTAAGTGCCATTATATTACCACTTGGGCTCTTATCATATCTGTTGCATGAGGTCCAACAGCATTGGAAAGCTGTAATGCAGCTAATTTTATGCTTTGATTTCTTCTTTGCGACCTTTTAGAGAAGAACATTGTATTCCTACAATATATCATTTTCACCTTTTTCCTTCACGTCCTTGGTCataattatgatttatttgAACATAAAAACgttgacaaaaataaaacacgTGAAAAAACACATAGCACAAACTAAGACATGTGCAATTTGTACATGACTTACGATGAGAAGAACCTAAAATCAGTATTCTATGACCACAGAATGATGATGTGAAgtagaaaagtaaaagaagtAAATTAGCTGGATATTCAATAAAAGTTTCTAATCCTAATCACCAacaataactaaataataaaaaaatttcaactgGAATTACATTGGAGAGAAATATACCTTTGGTCACTGTTCTCCACCATTCATCTATTTGCTTTCCTTTCTGAAGCTGCTCACTATTCAGATATTCTCTCGTCGATGTGTTCAATGACCAGATACGCAAGTTCTGACAGCTGCTTATAAAATCAAGCAATATGCTTTGAGGATTATTAGGGTCTGAACTTCGATCTTCTCTATGAAATGACATAATCTTTCTTGTTGTCTCTACCTGCCACCAGAATTGCAATGCCAAAGTTTGAATGTGAGGAAGTAGAATCCCAAACAAACAGGAAGCATTTTACCCTTAATAAGTGACAGTTGACTGCTACCAACAAATGTGTAAAAGCTGATAGATATGAACAAGGAAAGACCAAATGAAGTCAGCTATGCAGTGAATGTGAAGGAGAAGATGCAATAGTGTATTGCTGCAGTAGAAggcattaaaattttacactGAAAAACAACCTTTCTAGCATCTGTAGTTAATGCATTCACCACAATCTCGACTCGAATAATTTGTGCAAGCAGCCACGTCATATGATTCGTGCGAAGAATGTGCTGATCACCTTCTGTGAGACGTGCAACTAGCTTATCCACGAAATCAACAAAATCAATACATCCACTCTTCATAAGGAAAAATAGTATGTCGGAGAAGACAAGCCACTCCTGCCAACAATTAACTTCTGCAGTTTACCAAAGGAGAAGGTCTAagagttaatatatttttctagaCCATCTGCATCAAAgaaatcatataaataatatgaattcAACATTAACAGTACGAAAATGATGAGCAGCTTTATCCAGTTGATATACTGTGCTACCATGAGAAACCGATCTACTACATCTCTTGGTCTAACATCATGATTTAGGCTTAGCAATAGAATCAAAAATTCAacattacaaaaaaaattatgaaaagagTCAACAATCCTCAATAACCACATATAGCCACAGCaaatgaaaaaggaataaaCATTTGCCTGAATTTGTTAGCTTCAGTAGTTCAACAATTCTATCAATTGTTGCCTCACAAATCATGCTAGAAACGAAAACAGCACCAGGAGTAGGCCCATGAGCAGGATTCCTATAGCTGGGAGCCACAAGTAGCACTCGCTTCCACCAGTCAGGTGATGGAGTAGTGCGAAGAGCATGCCTTATACACCGCAAAGCTCTTTCCCAATCCAAACTTCCCCTCTGAATGGAATTTGCAAGATCCTACACAATAGAGAGATATAGAACTTGATCATTACACCATAACAAGCAACAAGGCATGTCTATCAAGGGGACAGGATTTTATGCACAAAGGAAGCTTGTTGGGTGGAGGTTTTTCCCATGTGTAATATGGGTAACAGGCTCACATACAGTAAACAGTAATACTATGTGTGACAATTTACCATAAAACTCTGTAATCACTTGAAATACTAGCTAGAGTCAAATACCATATGAatcaaatttatgttttcaGGGCTCTTTTCTCCATGTGTGTAACTTAAAGGTCATTTCAGTAGAAATCAAAGTGGTTTAAAGTTCTCCTTTACAACAAAGATCCAACAATGGGAATGGGGAGGGGTGATGAAGTGATGTAGTATGTAGTTACTCTGTATAGGCATAAATCAAATCTTAACCATGACCAAAGCTTCTCTTCGACAGGTAAACCAGACGTGATCATGACCCAAGCCCATCTTCAGCAGGATTATTCACAATTATAATTCTTGTATTAGCAATTCTAGTAGTAGGGaacttaaaaaggaaaagtaatttcatattttgtaGGACTGTTAAgcaattttctattttatttctccACATGAGGATGTAATCTTTACAGGCAAATTAGGGATTTTTGGTTGACCTGGGCGACTGAGGTAACTCAAAAATCCTGTCCTCAGTTTGTATTGCAGGCTCCAACTTGCCTGCATGAAGCCAGAATTGTTAGTGATTATTGTAGTATTCTTGGTATGA comes from Ricinus communis isolate WT05 ecotype wild-type chromosome 5, ASM1957865v1, whole genome shotgun sequence and encodes:
- the LOC8258911 gene encoding mediator of RNA polymerase II transcription subunit 23 isoform X3, with the translated sequence MVLVLLFSLQLNRLCLQQCLLLNLLIFLDLANSIQRGSLDWERALRCIRHALRTTPSPDWWKRVLLVAPSYRNPAHGPTPGAVFVSSMICEATIDRIVELLKLTNSEVNCWQEWLVFSDILFFLMKSGCIDFVDFVDKLVARLTEGDQHILRTNHMTWLLAQIIRVEIVVNALTTDARKVETTRKIMSFHREDRSSDPNNPQSILLDFISSCQNLRIWSLNTSTREYLNSEQLQKGKQIDEWWRTVTKGDRMIDYMNMDDRSIGMFWVVSYTMSQPACETVVNWLSSAGVSELAGTSMQSNERLMVMREVNPLPISLLSGLSLNLCLKLVFQLEDSLFAGQVIPSIAMVETYCRLLLIAPHSLFRSHFSHLAQRYPSLLSKPGVTLLVFEIVNYRLLPLYRYQGKSKSLMYDVTKIVSTLKGKRGDHRVFRLAENLCMNLILSLRDFFSVKREGKGPTEFTETLNRVTVITLAIIIKTRGIADADHLLYLQTMLEQIMATSQHTWSEKTLRYFPSLLHDALSGRIDKRGLAIQEWQQTETTVINQCTQLLSPSAEPAYVMTYINHSFPQHRQYLCAGAWILMQGHPENINSVNLARVLREFSPEEVTSNIYTMVDVLLHRIQMELQHGHSLQDLLLKTCANLAFFVWGHELLPLDILLLALTDRDDDPHALRIVISLLDRQELQQRVKLFCMNRGPPEHWLFSGVFKRLELQKALGNHLSWKDRYPTFFDDIAARLLPVIPLIVYRLVENDAIDPADRVLAMYSPFLAYHPLRFTFVRDILAYFYGHLPGKLIVRILNVLDLSKIPFSESFPQHISSSNPVMCPPPEYFATLLLGLVNNMLPPLNTNSKYGSLGDGLCNSLRNPNTKTPATSQSGPTNISDAQKAFYQIQDPGTYTQLVLETAVIELLSLPVTASQIVSSLVQIVVNIQPTLIQSSNGLHGASNGAGQGSVLPTSPSGGSTDSLGASRSNPSVSGINTATFVSRSGYTCQQLSCLLIQACGLLLAQLPPDFHLQLYMEASRIIKESWWLTDAKRSLGELDSAVGYALLDPTWAAQDNTSTAIGNIVALLHSFFSNLPQEWLEGTHAIVKHLRPITSVAMLRIAFRIMGPLLPRLANAHSLFNKTLLLLLNTMVDVFGRNSQPSTPVEASEIADLIDFLHHVIHYEGQGGPVQANSKPRAEVLALCARAAESLRPDIQHLLSHLKPDVNSSIYAATHPKLVQNPS